Below is a genomic region from Lampris incognitus isolate fLamInc1 chromosome 2, fLamInc1.hap2, whole genome shotgun sequence.
TACacacacgtttgtttgtttagaagAATCACAACATCGGAGAGGGACTATCTGATACTGTAACAATCTACACACATGTTCACAAACTTGAAAATCCTCTTATAATATCCCTTTTTGGTTATTTTCTGGTTATGACTGCTTTAAATTGCATTTGGGTAATTTACTAACTCAGAAGTACAAAATACAGAGAATAAAAAGACGAGAGTCGTTGGGAGTGCATGCTTCAATCACACCCAGCACCACCCAGAACCAACCAGCACCACCCACCGGCAGAGAAATTATCAGccttacacacacagacataatgtCAGCATCTTGTAAAAACATTGCTctgataaaaaataataattgatTTGGTCATTTTTAGCTTGAAGCATTTTTGTTTTTACCAAAAAACATACTCACATTTACTAAACTTCTAATTTCATGTTCCCTTTTCTTGcatttttgtatttgtgtgcagTTATTACCCTCAATGTAATTATTACCCTCATTGTAGTGACCATGTCATAGTAGTGACCATGTCATAGTAAGGACCATGTCATAGCAGTGACCATGTCATAGTAAGGACCATGCCATAGTAGTGACCATGTCATAGTAAGGACCGTGCCATAGTAGTGACCGTGTCATAGTAAGGACCGTGTCATAGTAAGGACCGTGTCATAGTAGTGACCATGTCATAGTGAGGACCATGTCATAGTGAGGACCATGTCATAGTGAGGACCATGACATAGTAAGGACCATGTCATAGTAAGGACCATGTCATAGTAAGGACCGTGTCATAGTAAGGACCGTGTCATAGTAAGGACCATGTCATAGTGAGGACCATGTCATAGTAAGGACCATGTCATAGTAAGGACCATGTCATTGTAAGGACCATGTCATAGTAGTGACCATGTCATAGTAAGGGCCATGTCATAGTAAGGGCCATGTCATTGTAAGGACCATGTCATTGTAAGGACCATGTCATAGTGAGGACCATGATATAGTAAGGACCATGTCATAGTAAGGACCATGTCATAGTAAGGACCGTGTCATAGTAAGGACCGTGTCATAGTAAGGACCATGTCATAGTGAGGACCATGTCATAGTAAGGACCATGTCATTGTAAGGACCATGTCATAGTAGTGACCATGTCATAGTAAGGGCCATGTCATAGTAAGGGCCATGTCATTGTAAGGACCATGTCATTGTAAGGACCATGTCATAGTAAGGACTATGTCATAGTAAGGACCATGTCATTGTAAGGACCATGTCATAGTAAGGACCATGTCATAGTGAGGACCATGTCATAGTAAGGACCATGTCATAGTAAGGACCATGTCATTGTAAGGACCATGTCATAGTAGTGACCATGTCATAGTAAGGGCCATGTCATAGTAAGGGCCATGTCATTGTAAGGACCATGTCATTGTAAGGACCATGTCATAGTAAGGACTATGTCATAGTAAGGGCCATGTCATTGTAAGGGCCATGTCATAGTAAGGGCCATGTCATAGTAAGGGCCATGTCATAGTAAGGACCATGTCATTGTAAGGACCATGTCATAGTATTGACCATGTCATAGTAAGGGCCATGTCATAGTAAGGGCCGTGTCATTGTAAGGACCGTGTCATAGTAAGGGCCGTGTCATTGTAAGGACCATGTCATAGTAAGGACCATGTCATTGTAAGGACCATGTCATAGTATTGACCATGTCATAGTAAGGGCCATGTCATAGTAAGGGCCATGTCATAGTAAGGACCATGTCATAGTAAGGACCATGTCATTGTAAGGACCATGTCATAGTATTGACCATGTCATAGTAAGGGCCATGTCATAGTAAGGGCCGTGTCATTGTAAGGACCATGTCATAGTAAGGGCCATGTCATAGTAAGGGCCACGTCATAGTAAGGACCACGTCATTGTAAGGACCATGTCATAGTAAGGGCCATGTCATAGTAAGGACCATGTCATTGTAAGGACCATGTCATAGTAAGGGCCATGTCATAGTAAGGACCATGTCACTGTAAGGACCATGTCACTGTAAGGACCATGTCACAGTAAGGACCATGTCATTGTAAGGACCATGTCATAGTAAGGGCCATGTCATAGTAAGGACCATGTCATTGTAGTGACCATGTCATAGTAAGGACCATGTCATAGTAAGAACCATGTCACCTCTACATGAGCCTGGTGTTTAATCAGTGAGTTGGAAGTCTTGCAGAGCTCACTGTGTTTCGTACACATGTAAATTACATTTTGTGTCCTCGAGTGCCTGCTGTGTAAAACAGCCCCCATAAGAGAATACTGGCCCCTTCCCAGTgaacaccaacacaaacacatggAACTGACAGGATGCAGCTGCTTGTCAAGCCATACACCCTGAAGAGGATTAGGAAACATGGAATAGTTATAACTACGACCACCTGACAGACCCATCCCATCCTGAGAGTAACTTCTGCTGTGGAAACAAAAAACTTGTTAACTTTTCAATAGCACAGCATGTACATGATCCTGCACCAGGGTATCCTGACACTTAAATACACCTGGACATGATCCTGCACCAGGGTATCCTGACACCTAAATATACCTGTTCTCCTTGATTAGGCTTGGAGTAAGAATATAAAGCTCTCGGTAAACTACAAGTGCAACAgcagatttttttccctttttttctccccaattgtacttggccaaatactccactcttccgagccgtctcggttgctgttccaccccgtgccgatccggggagggctgcagactaccacatgcttcctcccatacatgtggagtcaccagctgcttcttttcacctgacagagaggagtttcaccagggggacgtagcacacaggaggatctcgctattccccccagttccccctcccccccgaacagacgccccgactgaccagaggaggcgccagtgtagtgaccaggacacatacccacatctggcttcccacccacagacacagccaattgtgtctgtagggacacccgaccaagccagaggtaacacggggattcgaaccagcgatccctgtgctggtaggcaacggaatagaccgccacgcctcccggacgccccacaacagcagattttttttttttaaccaccgtCAATGTCCCTCAATTTTACATAAACGCTGTCCAATGTTTTTATCAATGTAAGAATAAAGAGGGTAAAATAAGTGGAAGATTTATGACAGAATACAAGAATCAGGACTTCTGGGGTCTGAGGGCTCAGAGCTATCATCCTGATGGCAGTGATCTGGTTTCCCCTTCTCATCGACTGTGGCCAGTGCATCGTCAGGCAGCTCCTCCGTGCCAGGGGCAGTTCCCTCTGGAAAGCTGTCGTCTTGCTCTGGTGTCTCGGCGGTTGCATCCTCATAGGCACTTATGCTATCGGTGTCATTGCTGTTTTCGGGAGACAGGTCTCGTCCATCCTCTTCCTGACTTTCATAAGGCCTTCTGTAGATCCCCTCCTCAGTGAGCTGGCTGCCCAATTCAAGTGTGGGCAACTGCCCAGTGGTCTTACTGGCCATTCTGTGGGGCTTAGTGAGAGGGCTTCCATTATGTTCTgccccttcccccttccccatttCCTCATATTTCATCAAGGAGCTCGTGCCAACATTATCTTCTCTGAATGCCTCTCGACTGTCCTCCTTTTTCACTGGGTGGATCTGACCAGTCACCTCATTCTCCCTCGTCCTCTCTCCACCAGTCATGTGTGCTGGAGCAGCAGGCGTGGCGCTTCTCTCCTGCAGAGACACATTGAATCAGCAGTAAGATAATGAGCTCACCCTTGTCATTGGGTTGTTCTACTTGCTAGTATGTGGGACAAACTGCTGGTGGCAAATGCAGGTATGGTTGCATGGAGCAGCTTTCTTGGCTGCTCCCTTGTGAAATTTGAGTTTCTGACAAAAAGCAGGGTAAGACAAAACATAAAGACTGCCATTTACAGATTCTGTTAATATTACTAATTTGTTATTGCACTCTTATACTCTTTGAATACAAATGTACGAGTGGCAGAGTCCGCAAAGCTAGCTTAAGATGGGTTAAACCACAGCAGCACCTCAAACCAACACACAGCGGACACTCCCTTCTtaattttcctccctgttaaaagggttttagggagttgttccttatctgatgcgagggtgcaggggtgggcagtcttatccagaatggCCGCTGTGGGTGAagatttttgttccaaccaagcagttacacacgtgtgtctcctaatcaagttcctcagcaaaaactctactggttggttagtgggctcaggtgtgtaactgcttggttggaacaaaaacctgcacccatacCGGCCCTTTCTGAATAAGATtgcccaaggacaggatgttgtgttgctgtaaagccccccgaggcaaatttgtaatttttgatattgggctatacaaataaaactgacttgacttgatgtacagacacagacaaaaaaaacactgttgggTGAGAAGTGCCAGAAATGTTCAGTGTTTGTGGTGTAGAAAATAATGTAGATAATCGTATCCACATGCCATGAATATCTGTGCTATCGTGGTTAGTTCTTGATGTTATGTATGCTGTTTtcgtttattttatttaatttgaGCGGGCATAAAAACATGGCAAGTCAACATGCCCACAGACAGCAGATAgtagcagcaggtctgtggttTCCAGTGCGTCTTCAGTCTGGCTGCCAGTCAGCTGACTGCTGGCCAGTTTCACTTCCCTGATACTGGACAAGCTGTTCAGACTGGACCAGCCTCACTACTCTTCACTTTACATACAAGCACCAAAGTTGGATATTCAAAATgacttcaccacacacacacacacacacacacacacaggcagagagagggggagagacatatTGTTCTTCCAAATGCACTGTTCTGTACTTTTGCTCTAGTCATAGCTTATATATAATAACTGAAATATTGTTTTCTTATGCAGAAACAAAACGGCTTTAAAGTTCAATAAcaacatttttttctgttttggtcAGTAAAATTATTCagtaattttttaaaatattttgtggAATTATTAGGTTCTCTTTACGGAGGCTCTGAAGGACACGGGGCTATCTTATTTGAACAATTTAGTATATCGTTTGAACAACTTAGTATCTCATCAAAACGACTTAGTAGCTCGTTAAAATGACTTGGTATCTCGTTTCAACGACTTAGTATCTTGTTTGAACAAAGTATCTCGTTAAAAATACTTAGTATCTCGTTAAAATGACTTAGTATCTCGTTTGAACGATTTAGTATCTCATTAAAACTACTTAGTATCTCGTTAAAATGACTTAGTATCTCGTTTGAATAATTTAGTATCTCATTTGAATGACTTAGTATCTTGTTTGACCATAGTATCTCGTTAACACGACTTAGTATCTCATTAAAATGACTTAGTACCTCGTTTGAACGACAGTATCTCATTTTCATGACTAAGTATCTTGTTTGAACAACTTACTATCGCATTAAAACGACTTAGTATCGTTAAAATGACCCAGtatctcatttgaatgacagtATCTCATTTGAATGATTTATAGTATCTTGTTTGAACAACTTAGTATCTCGTTAAAACGACTTAGTATCTCATTCGAACGacttagtatctcatttgaaTGACTTAGTATCTCATCTGAATGCCTTAGTATCTTGTTTGAATGACTTAGTATCTCATTGGAAAGACTTAGTGTCTTGTTTGAATGACAGTTTCTTGTTTGAATGACAGTACCTCATTTGAACGACTTAGTAGCTCATTTGAATGACTTAGTATCTGGTTGAATGACTTAGTATCTTGTCTGAAAGACTTAGTATCGCGTTTGAATGACTTAATATCTCATTTGCACAGAAGTAAAGAGCCATTTGCTAGCAGATCCTCTCAGAAACGTCTTACTCTACAAGCATTTTATGTGTCTTCGTTTCCACATTCCTAAAATAAACAGACATGTTTTACACAATTTGAAACACACACTTTATACATCAAAAATGTTCTGCATTTGACTGATTCGAATGGTACCAGGGTGGAAACTACTTTTGACGCTATGACCCTCGGAGCGGCCAGACGCACACAACTGTCAAAGAGTATTGATGCAGAGACTATTGCGCAAGTCtgttcaaaataaaaatataccAAATGACTCACTTAAAACTAGAAAGCACTAAGAGTGCACACATCTAACTAAAGCTTTCTCAATCCTTAATTATATTTCACTTATAGAAAATGTTTTAATTTACATCTGGCTCTACATCAAAATACAAACACAGAAGCTAGCACCATTCCTTTTCCTGTCACAAAAGTTGCAGACTCAGTGACCTGACAGGCTGGAGTTTGTGCAACCTGCAAAAAAACCCAGAAATTTACTATGATAAATGGTGAAAACCAATATAAAACTACTGAAAAAAGACCAACTCACTATATAACAACCACTCAGACTCACAATACCCAATTACTGCACATTCAGCTGAGGCAGTGCTGAGGCGACCAACTCCCCTCTGTTACATAATATATGACACgatacaggagaaaaaaaaagggcagGGTTTTTTTAGGAGCTTTGCTGAAAACAGCAACTTTTTCCTCTGGATTTGTGCCCTAATGTCTTGTTAAACATTAAATCCTACATTAACTTTTCAAAATGGtaaattttgtaaaaaaaaaaaaattaacctgCAATACgcactttaataataataataataataattattatatagcacttttctataacaatgttacaaagtgctttacaaagaaataaaaccagacaaggcaaaaataagaataagaccaaatgaataaaaataaaaacagtataaataaataaaaacaaatatcaaacatttgtaaaacctTTCACAAAGAcaaaagttttaagaagagatttaaaagaagctagagacttggtttgtcttagttcaacggGAAGAGAGGTccacagtgtgggggctctaacagcaaaagtccGATCATCATTTGTGACAAACTGTGACCTGGGaatgaccagcagggctccaGCTTCGGATCtaaatggtcgagagggcatacagtgctgcttgaaagtatgtgaaccccttgagcagtttagatttttctgttgttttaccatgattttcttattctatcatcaccaattttcatgtatgaaatgtcagatatatgtttatcagttgcatgtacttgtttagtgggacttgtttaagtagcccaaaaactacatgaaacatggaattagtgtatgtgcaaaagtaagtgaacccccagctgcattggttaagtcaagcaggtaacagactcggggtgaaacacatttgggtgcttaattaatcatttaagcagaccaatgaaatgagacatccttgggaaagggtttggcctgcactaattaaaagagagaggaaaccaaccaaaccactgtggtcccatacaaatcaacaatgccgagagcaaaggagatatctgaggacatgaagaagagggtagtgatagcccatcagtctggggagggatataagaccatctccaaaagattccagctccatccatccactgtaagacaaataatttacaaatggagggccttcaacatgacagcaactctgcctagaagtggacacccatcaaaactatcacccagaagcaccagaaaaataataaatcaggtaaaggccaacccacacatcacctctagagagttgcagacctctctggtcgcatctgggacaaatgtatttttcctttggacaactcACAACCAGGTTCAAAGAGAGAAGtgaagggaccattaataacagaatcaattaccctaaagagaacttttggattgtggttatttcttgatatcagctcaGAGAAGAATGCTGATCTcgtatccttaactgccttccggtaaattaacatttgttttttaagggtgttatgtgctaattcggacttgttgaccttccattgtaaTTCTGCTTTTCTATTCTAAGCGCACGACTGTAATCGTTCACCCTGGGGGGGTTGTTTgacttttgtttcctagtttaaactgtgcaatttggtcaaggatggataggcactgatcactgaatgaatttaacagtgcatctggattcagGGAGGATAAAGAGGAcctaaaggatgatgaattaaaagcatcacagaatttaactgctgagccagcgttgagaatgcaAGAGCGTGTTTTAGAATAGTGACTAAGAATAGGGAgttgtagtgggactttgaaaatgacagctttatggtcagatacaggcatgtacaccagattaagacactccagaaagaaaccagatgagagtataatgtctaagatgtggcctttggaatgtgtggcccctttaacagattggatGAGGTtaagagtctataagatccaaaaaatgtgaagtcagggaataggaaggacaacacacatgaatattaaattcaccaagaataagcaccccgtcatattttggcatgacaatagataagaTAGTtatacccagccactgaggatgcacaagccagtgcattcttagtgccggtcccaagcccagataaatggggagggttgtgtcaggaagggcacccggcttaaagtctttgccaaatcaaatatgtggatcataaataagatttccataatgGATCGGTCGAGGCGAGGTCGaggacaagcgaggagagtatgCTGAGAAGTTGGAggaagtactttgaggggctgatgaatgaagaaaatgaaagagaatgttggatgacgtggggatagtgaatcaggaggtTCAGCAAGggcagcaaggaggaagtgagggcagctatgaagaggatgaagagtggaaaggtagttggtcctgatgacatgcctgtggaggcatggagacgtttaggagagatggcagtggatttttcaactagattgtttaacacaatcttggaaagtgagaggatgcctgaggagaggagaagaagaatactggtaccgatttttaagAATAAGGATGAtgcgcagaactgtagcaactacagaggtataaagttgatcagcacaCAGCATGatgatgggaaagagtaatagaagctaggttaagaggagaggtgatgattagcgagcagcagcatagtttcatgccacgaaagagcaccacagatgtgatgtttgctttgtgaatgttgactgagaagcatagagaaggtcagaaggagttacattgtgtctttgtggatttagagaaagcatacgacagggtgccaagagaggacctgcggtattgtatgaggaagtcgggagttgcagagaagtatctaggagtggtgcaggatatgtatgagggcagtctgacagtggtgaggtgtgcggtaggaatgacagatgggttcaaggtggaggtgagattacatcaaggatcggctctgagccctttcttgtttgcaatggtgatggacaggttgaaagacgagatcaggcaggagcctccgtggactatgacgtttgcagatgacattataagctgtagtgagagtagggtgtgggtagagcagagcctggagaggtggaggtatgaactggaaagaagaggaatgaaagtcagtaggagcaagatgaaatACATATACGTGactgagaggaaggacagtggaatggtgaggatgcaaggagtagaggtgatgaaggtgtatgagtttaaatacttggggtcaactgtccaaagtaatggggagtgcagggtccttggaggtgtagcgttctaagcatcggctttgtgtcgatgcagttgcccactggggaccagggttggcgcctcggtctcgtcagatccgactatggccagattcaatgaagcagcaataattggcaaagctgtcttcgggaggggggcagagtcggcttgtgttcatcacatgatcgtgtctctgtgtctggcgcaaaaagcagtggttcagcctggattcgccttatcacggaagtggcgaggcgtctccttcgaaacTGCAGTTGGCAAAACGCATGCATTACGGGGATGGGTGTtttaactagaatagggagcgattggccactaaattgggagaaaaacgggaaaaatcagaaataaatttgtgggaaaaaaaagtaatggggagtgcagaagagaggtgaagaagagagtgcaggcaggatggagagggtggagaagagtgtcaggagtgatttgcgacagaaaggtaccagcaagagttaaagagaaggtttacaagatggttgtgagaccagctatgttacatggttttgagacagtggcactgataaaaagacaggaggtggagctggaggtggcagaggtgaagatgatatgattttcattgggagtgatgaagaaggacaggattaagaaggagtatattagagggacagctcaggttggacggtttggagacaaagcaagacaggcaagattgagatggcttggacatgtgtggaggagagatgctgggtatattggaagaaggatgctgaatatggagctgccagggaagaggagaagaggaaggccaaagaggaggtttacggatgtggtgagggaggacatgcaggtggctggtgtgacagaggaagatgcagagaacaggaagagatggacacggatgatccgctgtggtgacccctaacggacgTAGCCGAAAGTGCTAATAGTAGAATAGACAGATAGTTACACAACTCAGATAAAACCAACTGAATTAGGagacctataaattaagatgcaaagtaaagggggagggccagtgattaaaaaacaaaacctcaAACGAGATAAAATTAacaaagtaacaggatggcacttaagacctaacttataaaaaacagctagaCCACCCCGTCTCCCACAGTGCctaggaatatgaaaatatgcacaaTCGGGGCCAgcttcaatcaggggaacagtgtcccctggggacagccatatctcagtaatcataaaaaagtccagattattagaaacaataaaatcattaataataaatgacttattacccagagatctcacattcaagaggccaaaattgtttgatgtcaaagcagaattaaaaccaacAGGAGTACAACAAATAGGACACTTCCTTAATTTTTCtcactgttaaaggtttttttagggagttcttccttatctgatgtgagggtaaaaggacaggatgttgtgttgctgtaaagccccttgaggcaaattgtaatttgtgatattggatacaaataagattgacttgacAATGTAAATTGTAGagatttgctccagatattcagTTGCTATCGTTTCTACTATGAGATACGCTGTGTGAGAGGCATGGTGACTtataataatagtctgtatggggaaaactcctggtGAGGGTCAATGACAGACAAGGCCAGTGGAAAGAGCCAGCCGGTGGAACAGTATCGTCGAGTGCCACCACAGACAGAAGCGGAGGCTTTgggagggaagtgtgggatgtaaacagtcaatCACGTGGAGAAGACTCTAcggcgtgctgcaggttggctgCTAGCATCCAACTACCAAGCCTGTTTGAGTGGACTCCGTCAGATCTGAAGGAGAGatgatcccaaaacagattaaaattgtcaataaaacccatattgtgagctctgcaggtagAAATGAGCCACGTGTGCAGGCTGAGAATTCTGCTGAAATGCCCCACTCCACACAGGCCAGTGTTGGAATAGGATCtgagataaaaacagactttccacacATAACTTAAAAATCCTTTTTGGTTAATTCAGACTGCTGACGAGCTGCAtcgtttgtccccacatgaacgaTCACTCGATTGGTGGAGGACGGGACTGAGCGGATCAACCCCAGTTGATCAACCCAAGATGTCAGGGACTTTAGCTCCAGGGAAACAGTGAGTGGCTGCATTAAGAAAATGGATGTTTCTGATTATGGAAccccaactattaatgtggctgGGGGAAAAAGGGGACAAGGGAATGCCGGCTGTGGGTGTACATGATCCACACTGTGTGTTGAAATTGCCAACTGGGGATTTGGTGTCTGAACAAACAAGTGTCGTGACGAGGCAGCGACATCAGTTTTGAGAATGGATTTCACTGCCGGCTCGGGGCATGGAAGACTTTGAGAGCATCTAATCACAGCCTCTTATGATGGGAAGAGGAGGTCATTACCCGGGATGAGGGCTCCTGTTTAAGTGAGTCAGAGCAATGAAAAAACATATCAGGGTTTGGCCAGAGGGCACAACCTCACCATTGCAGGACTGTTTTTTTACACACTGACTGGAATATAAATCAGGACAGCAGCCTCTTATGACCACCACACAGACATTGAGTAGTATACTGAGGCAGTGACTAGATATATAGCCAAGTGCACAGAGGATATCACTGTTATTAAAACTTTCACTGCACATGGCAATCAAAAGCCATGGATGACAACAGAGGTCCATTCGCCACCAAGCGTATGTGGCAGGGAATCCAGGCAATAATGGGTTACAAGACCAGGCATCAGGTTGATGACAGCGATGCTGCTCTTTCAGACAGACTCATCAACCTCTTTGCACATTTTAAGGCATCAAAAACTACACTGGGGCAAGAGCTCaacttctctcatcatctgaccaGAAGGTTCCAAGCACTGAGACAGCAGACACATGGAGAAAGCTGCAGGACCTGACAACATTCTAGGATGTGTGCTTCGGGACTTTGCCGACCAGTTAGTAGATGTTCTAACAGACATCCATAACATCTCTCTCTGAGTCACGCCATTATACCCTGATGCTTCAAAACCACTACAATAATCCCAGCTCCAAAGAAACCAGCTGTGGCCTGTTTGAATGACTACAGTCCCGTTGCCCTGACCCCCAATAGTGATGGGATCCTTTTAACGGCTCGTCAAGGCCAACATCACAGCCAGCCTCCCTACGTCACTGGATCCATTCCAATTTGCCTACCGCCCCAACTAATATACGGAAGATGCAATATgtgtttttcgttttgtttttccggtaatattttcacttttttcaactttgctattcaagttggaccatgtctctctgaagtttaaattgtgtaaaatagtattatagttgttaaaatgttaattttggtgtcagtcgtttcttaacagacatactaacatatgcagcacattaatatctcagttgggtatgtagcttgacagaatatagagtttaaacaccggccgtcatgttgaccgcccatgatcgttttaggtaggagtgaaatcccggtcgtttttTTAAGCCGCTTTATTTCTGTCTGCTGCACCTTcactgcatttttgctgatgatATTCTTGGACCtcgtaagttgtattttatcattaACTACTGTATTTTATACGGCTTATATTTTGCATTTATATTGTTTAGactactttttattgctgatattttatattttgtatttgtatttgttgAGGTGTCTGACACACCTGCAATTTtgttgtgcttggcacaatgacaaAGTTCTTCTTGATTCTTCATGTAGACAGCAGCAGAATGAATTGTATTATTAATTGTATTATTGTTGGGCTTTTTAGACATTAACGCACTATATTCATTACTCAATTCACT
It encodes:
- the si:ch1073-456m8.1 gene encoding leucine-rich repeat flightless-interacting protein 1 isoform X4, with protein sequence MYAISPDRNASPKKKTLSRGMSEDESLRSIIKETDCPSRRLSRADSRGGTLKKRTGGQSDQDLFMGLPEMLELQASYDEVVQELHGLEVEREGLLFQVDILQDTLEGVEELLAEAQREAGQANMELEREREARKKWEDMVCSLTQELERLKEERSATPAAPAHMTGGERTRENEVTGQIHPVKKEDSREAFREDNVGTSSLMKYEEMGKGEGAEHNGSPLTKPHRMASKTTGQLPTLELGSQLTEEGIYRRPYESQEEDGRDLSPENSNDTDSISAYEDATAETPEQDDSFPEGTAPGTEELPDDALATVDEKGKPDHCHQDDSSEPSDPRSPDSCILS
- the si:ch1073-456m8.1 gene encoding leucine-rich repeat flightless-interacting protein 1 isoform X3, with the translated sequence MYAISPDRNASPKKKTLSRGMSEDESLRSIIKETDCPSRRLSRADSRGGTLKKRTGGQQSDQDLFMGLPEMLELQASYDEVVQELHGLEVEREGLLFQVDILQDTLEGVEELLAEAQREAGQANMELEREREARKKWEDMVCSLTQELERLKEERSATPAAPAHMTGGERTRENEVTGQIHPVKKEDSREAFREDNVGTSSLMKYEEMGKGEGAEHNGSPLTKPHRMASKTTGQLPTLELGSQLTEEGIYRRPYESQEEDGRDLSPENSNDTDSISAYEDATAETPEQDDSFPEGTAPGTEELPDDALATVDEKGKPDHCHQDDSSEPSDPRSPDSCILS
- the si:ch1073-456m8.1 gene encoding leucine-rich repeat flightless-interacting protein 1 isoform X5, which gives rise to MGLPEMGISPPLQALLNLHPTLTLLQITMSSANVIVHGDSCLISSVNFSLELQASYDEVVQELHGLEVEREGLLFQVDILQDTLEGVEELLAEAQREAGQANMELEREREARKKWEDMVCSLTQELERLKEERSATPAAPAHMTGGERTRENEVTGQIHPVKKEDSREAFREDNVGTSSLMKYEEMGKGEGAEHNGSPLTKPHRMASKTTGQLPTLELGSQLTEEGIYRRPYESQEEDGRDLSPENSNDTDSISAYEDATAETPEQDDSFPEGTAPGTEELPDDALATVDEKGKPDHCHQDDSSEPSDPRSPDSCILS